The genomic region TAGATGCCCATTTCTCTATTCTGACAAAATCAGCTTGTATTTTCTTTACAGTAAACTGTTTTCCATACGGCTCCATTATTTAGCAAATCGTGAGCATCTAATTTCTTGTTCAAATACATCATCTACCATAATAGTAAACAATactggacttaaaatgctgccTCGAGAAGTTCCTTTTACTATTACATATTTCCtagacaattcttgaccaattctaacttgtaaagttaaagattttgaaCCCAGGTAAACATtttcccattttattttatttaattcttcaacccacatcatgtcatatgctttCTCTATATCTAAAAATACAGCAGCAAGACTTTCTTTATTTGCTTGCTCTCTTATGGTTTCATGTTCCAAACACAATGTTAGATTATTAGTATTTCTCCCATTTCGATATTTCGATAttcaaataatatgttaatctattatgtTCCATTATTTTGCACTTATATGATGTTAAAGCAATGgttctataattttctggttttgtgttttatttccttatttGGTTGTTGGAACAATGACTgcctccttccagctctgtaGCTATAGACTTTGTTATGTAGCTCTACATGCTcgctttacaggtccttctcaaaatattagcatattgtgataaagttcattattttccataatgtcatgatgaaaatttagcattcatatattttagattcattgcacactaactgaaatatttcaggtcttttattgtcttaatacggatgattttggcatacagctcatgaaaaccccaaattcctatctcacaaaattagcatatcattaaaagggtctctaaacgagctatgaacctaatcatctgaatcaacgagttaactctaaacacctgcaaaagattcctgaggcctttaaaactcccagcctggttcatcactcaaaaccccaaccatgggtaagactgcagacctgactgctgtccagaaggccactattgacaccctcaagcaagagggtaagacacagaaagaaatttctgaacgaataggctgttcccagagtgctgtatcaaggcacctcagtgggaagtctgtgggaaggaaaaagtgtggcagaaaacgctgcacaacgagaaaaggtgaccggaccctgaggaagattgtggagaagggccgattccagaccttgggggacctgcggaaccagtggactgagtctggagtagaaacatccagagccaccgtgcacaggcgtgtgcaggaaatgggctacaggtgccgcattcgccaggtcaagccacttttgaaccagaaacagcggcagaagcgcctgacctgggctacagagaagcagcactagactgttgctcagtggtccaaagtacttttttcggatgaaagcaaattctgcatgtcattcggaaatcaaggtgccagagtctggaggaagactggggagaaggaaatgccaaaatgccagaagtccaatgtcaagtacccacagtcagtgacggtctggggtgccgtgtcagctgctggtgttggtccactgtgttttatcaagggcagggtcaatgcagctagctatcaggagattttggagcacttcatgcttccatctgctgaaaagctttatgtagatgaagatttcatttttcagcaccacctggcacctgctcacagtgccaaaaccactggtaaatggtttactgaccatggtatcactgtgctcaattggcctgccaactctcctgacctgaaccccatagagaatctgtgggatattgtgaagagaacgttgagagactcaagacccaacactctggatgagctaaaggccgctatcgaagcatcctgggcctccataagacctcagcagtgccacaggctgattgcctccatgccacgccgcattgaagcagtcatttctgcaaaaggattcccgaccaagtattgagtgcataactgtacatgattatttgaaggttgatgttttttttattaaaaacacttttcttttattggttggatgaaatatgctaattttgtgagataggaattttgggttttcatgagctgtatgccaaaatcatccatattaagacaataaaagacctgaaatattttagttagtgggcaatgaatctaaaatatatgaatgttaaattttcatcattacattatggaaaataattaactttatcacaatatgctaatattttgagaaggacctgtataccctgTAATGACATTCAACTGTTTCCAGTTAACGTGTTCACATGCGGAATGTccaaaaaaaagtgtttctttAGCATTCCCCAGACTCTTGTTccccctgtcccagctttttcaagcgtgttgcaagcatcaaattcaaaatgagtgaatatttgcaaaaagaaaaaaaaaaaaacaacaacaacaacaaagtctatcagtttgaacatttaatGTCGTGTCTTTGCAGTGCAACctacatttaagtttgtggttgtaacgtgataCAATGTGGAAACGTTCACAATAATTAAGGTTAACGCATATCGCAGCATAGGTAAAATATTTCGGgaaaagtgtgttttttttgtttttgttgtttatttatttatttatttatttatttatgtggtCTTGGTAATGGTGCGGTTCTTTATGGTCAGGCTGTTATTCTGTAATGGGAAATGTGACATCAGGAGAAAGGAATGTCTTGCAGCAGGCTGGAATGGGAATGGGAATGGGGCGTTTCGGACCGGACTTGACTTTGGGCGGAAACAAAAACGCGTCGGCAGCCTAACAATCCGCAGACAAAGGAGCGGGAGAGAGAGACGCTGGGAACGCCTGGAAGCAGGATTAACTGGAGTCCTGTTTGTCATTTAGTTTCAGTATAAGGATTCTGGATTTCGAGAACAAGATGTTTTCAGTAGATCTAAAATCTGTTCTTTTGGTTTGTCTGTTTTCTGCAGCATCGGCTTCAAACAGCAACGGTGAGAaaacttttatttctgctgACGTTAAACACGCGTCAAACAACGCTAATGATGTCTCTTTTTGCACCTTAATAAGCTTATTTTGGAAGCCACTGTTTTTATATCACATCCTGGAGAATTTTCACGTTTAGGAAAAAGATAAAGTGATTAAGTGGCTGTTGATTTGAACGTTTTCACTTTAGAGAATAAACGTAGAGGGTAAATGAAAGATTATTCGACTTTTATTGAGTAATGATCTTTTTTCGATTTTTGTTTGGTGTTCGAAATGGGAAAACAGGGCATGTCCAAGGTTGAATGTGTCCCTAAAGGCCAGGGGTCTGCAATCCAGAGAGCTATTTTTGCCCTCAGTCCCCTTAAAGAAAACTCCTTCAGAGCTGCAAATGTTACCtgaccttttaaaaaaacacaacttatTATTTTTGATATCTTCTAAAGGAAACTTCTTGTCGTTTGTAAAGAACcactattttatttctgtttttaggcattaaaataaagaaaaaaacataaaacctttgctaaaagaagatggctAGATTTTCCTCTATGGAGTGTTGATATTTAGGCCTAcagaaaatcatatttttaaaaaagcctATAGTTTCCAACCTAATGACAAGATCTACAAAAATGTCttctgtatgtttagtgtcatTCTCTTGTTGAACTTTAATGCAGTTGTTCAATGAAAAAACTGCATTTGTAATTATATCTAAATTTTACCAAAGTTTTGAAGAGCCAttgtggaaggtccaaagaTCCAGTTGTGACCCTGGAgccgcaggttgcagacccctacCCTATCAGATCATTGTACTGTACATAAGGCACCGCAGCAACACCATGTTGATTTGTTTGCAAATTTTGCAGTAAACATGTTGTATAGGTAACTATATAACCCAGAATGAAAGTTACCTAAAATCAATTTTCTAAATTCACTGTTTGACAAATACACCGGTcagtttgtattatttatttaacaaacggCGCGTGGCATAAAGTGTTTAAGCTCCAGGTCAATCTGCCCCTTCAACAATTGGTTCCCCTATTTTGTATCCATGTATAGCCTTTATGTCCTTTCCTACTTCTATTTTGTTCatataaacaaaccattttttgTAACCATGTATGGAACCCATGGTGTATGagtttatttcctgtttttaatataaatcatCAAGATAAATGGTCACTAAAATGCCTGATTTCTCAGACTAATTGACACATGGTTaataagaaacatctagctaTAGTCAAAACCATTTTGTATCTGAGAAAGTCAGTTCAGAAACTACTAAAGCTGTGAAGGTATGAAAGGGCAAAAGGGTGAAATGAGCAGCACCATCTGAGATATGCAGGAGAACTTCCCTGGGTCCCTAATTAGGGGCTTAGTTTGCCATATGCCTCAGGCTGGCTCTGTAtgaacacataaaaataaacatgccACAGGCtcaaaatcaaaatgaaagtgaaacaacaaataaaatgatctgATCTGACCATCAACAGTAATTCTGTTTGACAAAACTAATTGGAGTATGTCAGCAAACAGTTAAAAGTTACCAGGAAGTCTTTTTGAATCATAAGttatcaaaatatatttagCTGAGACCTTGAActaagaaaaacaatatttatgcTTAAATAATTTCTGCTGTTATTCTGTTATTTAGTTTATTGAATGGTAAATAATACAGatcctgattttattttttctttctccagCCACAAAACCACGGACCTTTGTCCTTGGTCCCGGCTTATTCACAGATGAGCCAATAAGTTTTCCTTCTGATTATGCTGATCAAGATGGGCAACCAAACCCTCCTTCAAACCGTACAGGATGGAATAGAACAGTTTCAAGATTAGTTCTCTCTGAAGAGGCATTTCTGTTTCTGACGGGCCCTGTTTCCACGATCCTCATGCCTTCCTTCTACACCTTGGTGTGCTGCATCAGTGTTCCCATCAACCTCTGCGCCATACTGGTCTTCACACGGGGCATCCACCCCAAGAAACCTGCAACGATCTACATGCTGAACCTGGCCTCCGCCGACCTGCTCTTTGCCCTCATGCTCCCCCTTAAGATCCACTACCACTTTAAGGGTAACAACTGGATTTTCGGTTCGTTCCTGTGCCGAGCAGTCACCGCTGGTTTTTACTGGAATATGTACTGCTCCGTCCTTCTCATAGCCTGCATCAGCGTGGATCGGTTTCTTGCAGTTGTCTACCCAATCAATTCACTGTCTTGGAGGAGGCCAAAGAATTCCATCATAGCCTGCATGACCATGTGGGTCCTGTCCTTCACTGCCTCTGTGCCGCTCATTGTCTCCAACCAGACTGTTTACATTATGCAATTGAACATCACCACCTGCCATGACGTCCAACTCTTAGAGGAGATTTTTTGGATGAAGAagtattttattggcattttttTCTCCCTATTCTTTTTGCCTTTTATTGTCACAGTGGGGTCCTACACAAAAGTTATCTGGACACTGAGCAGTGTGCCACACGGGCTTTCAGGTTGTTCACGCAAAAAAACAAGAGCACTGGTGATGGCCTTGACAGTGCTGGTTATTTTTGTGCTGTGCTTCATGCCCACGAACTGCCTCCTGCTGGCACACTACTTTCTGTTTAAGGAGGGACTCAAGAATGCCATCGAGGCCCCTGACAGCTCTTACGGACTCTActtaatgtttttgtgtttgggcAGTCTGAACTGCCTCCTTGATCCCCTCGTCTACTACTTCGGCTCTTCCCAGTGTCAGACACAACTGTCCAGCATGCTGAAATGTAGAAAGTCGACGAAGAAGGGCAGCATCACCCATACCTCGTCAGACTCTTGCAGATCCAGCACCAGACCCATTCTGAAATCCGGCCGCACGAAATCCTCTAAAATAACATCATCAGTAACCAAAACAGACTCGTTAGAAGCAAACCTTGATAGGCAGTACAACAAACTGCTTGTCTGATTGTTGTCACACTGAGCACCACTTGGTGGGCCATTTTGACTGAATCTCACATGTGACCTTTAACGTGCAGAAAGGCAAAACTGTATAGTTAAGGTTAATCCAATAAGTGAGCACTTAGTGTTAAGCACTCAGGAGAAATGTTTCTCCAGAGATTTACTTAAATAGAAGGTAATCAAACTTCTTGTGCTACTAGAAATACTCGAAATATCTATCTTTCATGAGGAGTAATCTACACTGATCTGGCATCTGTGGCATATGAAGCTAAATCTGATATGAAGCCGAATGTAGAAGTGTAGAATgatatgtttaattttttgCACTGTACATTTACATTTGCACATAGAATATTATTCCTTATTCCTTAAGTTCACGAACAAGCTGTTACTTttaatgctttgttttttgtgtattcCAGGTTTTAAGATGAGCTTAGTTTTAAGCACTGTGCAAAGCTATCAGCCATGTCTTTTTAtcgtttttctttaaataaataattgagaCTCAGCGTTGTCATGCTTTAAAGAAACAATATCTGTCTGCATTAAACAATGGTTTCTTTAGAAACAGTCTAATGTTGCCACCTGCTGGGGCAATATGTAAGTTTTAAGTAAGTCAGTGAGCACATATGATCTTTcactacataaaataaataaaatcggTCAAGTACAGATGCATCTGAAGAAATTCAGTTATAATTTaaacttttgtttattttagtaacATGGTTACGGAAGAGTATTAGGgccactaaaaaaataaaaaatacaattctgactttaatctcagaattctgactttaatctcagaattctgactttaatctcagaattctgactttaatgcaGGTGAGCCCTTGGAAGCATCTGTGTGCAACCAGCTTCATCGCCTGAGATGTGAGTCGTGCAGGGGAACGTCCAGCAATCTTGGGGAACATGtcagatttaagtgactttttaCGTGGCTGAGGGCTTCCTGAAGATGCCATTTCATTATTGGAAGAGCAGAAGGTGAGTAAAACAACAGTTAGTTTAGTGTCCAAAACGGCACCAGCTGTTAGCATGTTTGTTAGCTTACATTGTTAGGAGGAATAAACGTGTTCCACAATGTTACATCACACGCATTGAATATAGGGTTATTAGCTGCTGATTGCTGGAATTATCCCAAAAGTGTtggctgtgttttattttattgttctttgtgtTGAATGTTTTCCAAGGAAATTAACCAGTATGCTTTAGCGCCTTCTTTCACCATTGTATGTCTCCCTAAAACAGTATATAGCTTTTATGCTATTTAAGTCAGTATTTTCCTATTGGCATAAGGGTGATCTTAACACTGATTTGCAGGGAagactttgaaaaaaataattgtgttttctgtctgtttttgtgcagaTTGATTGGGATGTCATAGCGCTGATGGATGACGCAACTCTGGCAAATTACATCCCTTCCTATGGAGACCGAATTGCCCTCTTCaatttctgcaaaagcaaacaaccactctcaaaaagaaaacagggtcTTCTGCAGAAGCTTCGtgagaaaatgaaaaccaaaaaggaAAGTCCAAAGGAAAACACCTCGCAAGAAAGAACAAGACagacaaagaagcaaaaagtAACACAAAATATTGAGATAGGATGGATACATAGTGATGGAAAAATAACCAAACAGGTGAGATCGAAACAGCGAGGTGGGACTAGAAAAATTCAAATGGCCACTGATGCTGAATTAAAAGATATTCTTCATGAaggaaataaacttttttttcctgatgGCATGTCTCCTAAGGGTCCTGAGACAGATTTTGAGTTTGGCACTGATCAAGTTGTTCTCAGACCTGCAACCAACATCACAAAAAGTCTGCCAACTGCTGAAATTTGCTGAGGATTTGTCTCCAAAGCAAAAAGATGTGGGAAATCATCTCAAAAGATTCATCAGAGAGCTGGATGACATTAAACTTCAGAAATGTATGCGATTCTGCACTGGATCTGATCTTATAGTAACAAACAGTATTTTTGTGGAATTTCAAGATATGACGGCATTCACAAGAAGACCAGTGGGTCACACATGTGGAAGTATTCTGCAAATAGCTGACAGCTATGACAATTTCCCAGACTTCCGTTCTGAATTTAATGCCGTTCTTGAAAGCAATGTCTGGGTAATGGACATTGTTTAGACAGCTACTGCAATCCACTACATTTGAATGATTCATGCAGACTAGAGCAGAGCTGCAAAGAGACATAAAGAATATGTATTTTGAACTTATGAAAATTACGcctgtttaaaacaaatctgagcAATTGTCCATTTATGTCAGAAGACCAGTTTTGACTGAAATTATTCCAGTTTCTTTTATCATTCCTAGTTTCACACGACACAatgaagtggtaaaaaaaaagaatgagtaCACTGTTTATTACTATATCCAGAGCTGTCTTCACCAGATCTGAGTTCTCCTGCTGCATGAAAGAAACCTGTAGCAGCAAcaagaaaaattatttcaagagatctaaagaaaatgtaatgaaGCTTCTTTTTTAAGCTTCTTTAGTGCCTCATGTTTTGTGGCAGTTTAGCTAAATCAAATACTCTTGTAAGTAAGGAGTCAGACTTAATTAATccagatattttattattgGGTCTGGAATAAAACTCAAACATTGTTACATTGTAAATGTTATCTGTACAATTTTACATATTTGAATTAGTCATGTCTGACAGTATGTTTTTTTACAGCTTATGCAATTGTTAGCTAAGTTAGGCCGAGGTTTCAATTTTTAGTATTTGCTGTTAAAGTACAATTGAAAGttacagaaaatatatttatatattttccagTATTTTCTAAATGTCATATTGATTCTAAGCATGTGTGTTTCTCATCCACCAATAATTCACTGCATAATGGATTCAGTCTGTTTTGAAGAAATGTACTGGTTTCTAATGTTATAAATAGAAAGTATACAATGCAGTGCAGTGATTGGTGAACAGAAGATATCcaatttttgtttctgcatttcCTCAACAATTAGCACTTGTTTTATCTCTACACCCTAGATGACTCGTTATTTTTGATACCACAAGAGCAATAGTGTTAATTTTTTACACTGTCACTGATGTATAACACAGGGTTGTATTAGAtctagtttctgtttttaaaggttGGCTCATTCTAATGGCCATGTTGTTGGGATTAGCaagaaaatgtttcttgtaAAATTTTGCTAataaatgttactttaaaataaaattctatCATGGTTTTTAATATGTTGATCTAGCTCCTTATCCATTTGAACAGGCGTCAAATCTATCCCCTTACCTCCGGCTTTTAATATGTGTTGGctgtaaatgaaagaaaaatttaaCATGTGGCTTGGCTTTCATCGACCAAATTAAAGACTGTGTGCAGCTAATTTAATTGagagaaatatttaactttacaGGATAATGAATAACCCTAAGGTAAATCATTTATTGTGAGAAAATGAAGAGAATGGAATCAGAATTCAAAAGAAAGTGCTGAATgccatttatttgtctttaacATGTCATTAGAAAAAGTTAGATACACATTTGATAATTGCAAATGGTTTCAGACTTGATGGGACAATAACCTGGAACTTCTTTTGGGCACTGTTTTGTCACATAGGTGCAGGGATGCCCTGGGAAGCCCTGAAGAGGCTTGATAACAAGCTATTCATTTTATTCAGGTATGATGGAGAAGGGATCCACCTAAAAGATGAAGGACAGTAGCTCTCGAGGGCTGGACTTGCCCCTCCTCCCCGAGTTAATGCATGGGTAATTTGCTGATACACACAAGGCTTACAAATATCGATCTGGATTGCCAGTCatgaatagtaaaaaaaaatgttggcaaCAGAATGCAACGGATAGCTAGTGAGTTTATACTTCACAAATGCTTGGCAACAAAACAGTGATGTTTATATTTAATGGAAGGCAGGTTTACAAATTTTATAATATCCTTTTTGCTGTACTCGTACTGCCATTTAATTCACATTTCACACACACATTgtcattggattttatttaacaatacagaattgtgttagaagaaaaaatacatttgtctaTGCAGCTGAAAGCATAGCTAGTTAGAAGAATTTGTTACATAACTGA from Girardinichthys multiradiatus isolate DD_20200921_A chromosome 8, DD_fGirMul_XY1, whole genome shotgun sequence harbors:
- the LOC124872990 gene encoding proteinase-activated receptor 1-like — protein: MFSVDLKSVLLVCLFSAASASNSNATKPRTFVLGPGLFTDEPISFPSDYADQDGQPNPPSNRTGWNRTVSRLVLSEEAFLFLTGPVSTILMPSFYTLVCCISVPINLCAILVFTRGIHPKKPATIYMLNLASADLLFALMLPLKIHYHFKGNNWIFGSFLCRAVTAGFYWNMYCSVLLIACISVDRFLAVVYPINSLSWRRPKNSIIACMTMWVLSFTASVPLIVSNQTVYIMQLNITTCHDVQLLEEIFWMKKYFIGIFFSLFFLPFIVTVGSYTKVIWTLSSVPHGLSGCSRKKTRALVMALTVLVIFVLCFMPTNCLLLAHYFLFKEGLKNAIEAPDSSYGLYLMFLCLGSLNCLLDPLVYYFGSSQCQTQLSSMLKCRKSTKKGSITHTSSDSCRSSTRPILKSGRTKSSKITSSVTKTDSLEANLDRQYNKLLV